From the genome of Streptacidiphilus rugosus AM-16, one region includes:
- a CDS encoding glycosyltransferase family 4 protein, protein MTASHDEPLRIALLSYKGNPFCGGQGVYVRHLSRELARLGHDVHVLGGQPYPTLDFDAVDPAGPGRLAFGEIASLDLYRDPDPFRTPGLSEYRGPVDVLETAIMRTGGFPEPLTFSLRARRHLALHRGRYDVVHDNQTLGYGLLGLDRIGFPLVTTIHHPITVDRALDLAAAGGVLKKLSVRRWYGFTRMQRRVAARLDSVLTVSESSAREIVEHLDVAPQRVHVVPIGADVDLWSPNPAVAEVPGRIVTTASANVPLKGLVHLVEALAKVRTERDAHLVVVGKRPEGGPVAEAIRRLDLEGAVEFRGGIDDAAFVDLVRSAQVACVPSLYEGFSLPAAEAMATGTPLVATTGGAIPEVAGPDGESCLAVPPGDPGALALALGRLLDEPELRARIGAAGRERVLTRFTWRRAAELTVERYREAIATGVGRHARSGAGWRYV, encoded by the coding sequence TTGACCGCGAGCCACGACGAGCCGCTGCGTATCGCCCTGCTGTCGTACAAGGGCAATCCGTTCTGCGGCGGGCAGGGCGTGTACGTCCGGCACCTGTCGCGGGAGCTCGCGCGGCTCGGGCACGACGTGCACGTGCTGGGCGGTCAGCCCTACCCGACGCTCGACTTCGACGCCGTCGACCCCGCCGGGCCGGGAAGGCTCGCCTTCGGCGAGATCGCCAGCCTGGACCTGTACCGCGACCCGGACCCGTTCCGGACGCCGGGGCTGTCCGAGTACCGCGGGCCCGTCGACGTGCTGGAGACGGCGATCATGCGCACCGGCGGCTTCCCCGAACCGCTGACCTTCAGCCTGCGCGCCCGGCGGCACCTCGCCCTGCACCGCGGCCGCTACGACGTCGTGCACGACAACCAGACCCTCGGCTACGGTCTGCTCGGCCTGGACCGGATCGGCTTCCCGCTGGTCACCACGATCCACCACCCGATCACCGTCGACCGCGCGCTCGACCTCGCCGCGGCCGGCGGCGTGCTGAAGAAGCTCTCGGTGCGTCGCTGGTACGGCTTCACCAGGATGCAGCGGCGGGTCGCGGCCAGGCTCGACTCGGTGCTGACCGTCTCCGAGAGCTCCGCCAGGGAGATCGTCGAGCACCTCGACGTCGCGCCGCAGCGAGTCCACGTCGTGCCGATCGGCGCGGACGTCGACCTGTGGTCGCCGAACCCCGCCGTCGCCGAGGTCCCCGGCCGGATCGTCACCACGGCCAGCGCCAACGTGCCGCTGAAGGGCCTGGTGCACCTGGTCGAGGCGCTCGCCAAGGTCCGCACCGAGCGCGACGCGCATCTCGTCGTCGTCGGGAAGCGGCCCGAGGGCGGGCCGGTCGCCGAGGCGATCCGCCGTCTGGACCTGGAGGGCGCGGTCGAGTTCCGCGGCGGCATCGACGACGCCGCCTTCGTGGACCTGGTCCGCAGCGCGCAGGTCGCCTGTGTGCCCTCCCTCTACGAGGGCTTCTCGCTGCCCGCCGCCGAGGCGATGGCCACCGGGACCCCGCTGGTCGCCACGACCGGCGGCGCGATCCCCGAGGTCGCCGGGCCGGACGGGGAGAGCTGCCTGGCGGTGCCGCCGGGCGACCCCGGCGCCCTGGCGCTGGCCCTCGGCCGGCTGCTGGACGAGCCGGAGCTGCGGGCCCGCATCGGCGCGGCGGGACGCGAGCGCGTGCTCACCCGCTTCACCTGGCGACGGGCCGCCGAGCTGACCGTCGAGCGCTACCGCGAGGCGATCGCCACCGGGGTCGGGCGGCACGCCCGCTCCGGCGCCGGCTGGCGTTACGTCTGA
- a CDS encoding TetR family transcriptional regulator, with amino-acid sequence MTTSPRPAAPPLTERQEARRRRILHTAAQLASRGGFEAVQMREVADTAGVALGTLYRYFPSKVHLLVATMQDQLQLFQEQTRKHPAVGEDPGARVAETLMRTFRGLQREPQLAEAMVRALTFADRSVSAEVDQVSRITGALILDAMGLDHPPTREQLAAVRVIEHTWHSALVTWLSGRASIAQVRIDLETACKLLTLEG; translated from the coding sequence ATGACGACCAGCCCGCGGCCGGCGGCACCGCCGCTCACCGAGCGTCAGGAGGCGCGGCGCCGCCGCATCCTGCACACCGCCGCGCAGTTGGCCTCCCGCGGCGGCTTCGAGGCCGTGCAGATGCGGGAGGTCGCCGACACGGCGGGCGTGGCCCTCGGCACGCTCTACCGGTACTTCCCCTCCAAGGTCCACCTGCTCGTGGCGACGATGCAGGACCAGCTGCAGCTCTTCCAGGAGCAGACCCGCAAGCATCCCGCCGTCGGCGAGGACCCGGGCGCGCGGGTGGCGGAGACCCTGATGCGGACCTTCCGCGGCCTCCAGCGCGAGCCGCAGCTCGCCGAGGCGATGGTCCGCGCCCTCACCTTCGCGGACCGCTCGGTGAGCGCGGAGGTCGACCAGGTCAGCCGGATCACCGGCGCGCTGATCCTGGACGCGATGGGCCTGGACCACCCGCCGACCCGCGAGCAGTTGGCCGCGGTGCGGGTGATCGAGCACACCTGGCACTCCGCGCTGGTCACCTGGCTCTCCGGCCGGGCCTCCATCGCCCAGGTCCGCATCGACCTGGAGACGGCCTGCAAGTTGTTGACTCTGGAGGGCTAG
- a CDS encoding ferredoxin, protein MGDRWRVEVDRGVCISGGFCAASAPEAFRLDSARQSHPIEEEIDASEAVLAAAESCPVEAILIQLAETGDPVFPD, encoded by the coding sequence ATGGGCGACCGCTGGCGGGTCGAGGTCGACCGGGGGGTCTGCATCAGCGGCGGCTTCTGCGCGGCGAGCGCGCCGGAGGCGTTCCGGTTGGACTCGGCACGCCAGTCGCACCCGATCGAGGAGGAGATCGACGCCTCCGAGGCGGTCCTCGCCGCGGCGGAGAGCTGCCCGGTCGAGGCGATCCTCATCCAACTGGCGGAGACGGGGGACCCGGTTTTCCCCGACTAG
- a CDS encoding aldehyde dehydrogenase: MTDSGGVTEYGELYIGGALVAPAGGDVIEVISPHTEEVIGRVPHASREDVDRAVAAARRAFDEGPWPRMSLEERIEVCTRIKDGIAARADEIARVISSENGSPYSWSILAQAFGPMMIWDAAIGNARKVVLEEYRSGVLSPILVRREPVGVVAAVAPWNVPQFIAAAKLAPALLMGCTVVLKPSPETPLDSYLLAEIATEAGLPEGVLSILPADREVSEYLVGHPGIDKVSFTGSVAAGKRVMEVASRNLTRVTLELGGKSAAILLPDADLDAAVTNLMGSSYMNNGQACVALTRVLAPRSRYDEIAEKMAAAVSALVVGDPLAAETQIGPLVAKRQQQRNLDYIRIGQEEGAKVLTGGGVPAAQPKGWYVEPTLLGSVDNRMRVAREEIFGPVVCLLPYDDEADAIRIANDSDYGLSGSVWAGDAEHGVEIARQVRTGTFSVNSFSLDFNGPFGGFKNSGLGREFGVEGLAGFLEEKTINLPQGYAVPGES, encoded by the coding sequence ATGACCGACAGCGGTGGCGTCACCGAGTACGGCGAGCTCTACATCGGCGGTGCGCTGGTCGCACCGGCGGGCGGCGACGTGATCGAGGTGATCTCTCCGCACACCGAGGAGGTCATCGGACGCGTGCCGCACGCCTCCCGCGAGGACGTCGACCGGGCCGTCGCCGCCGCGCGCAGGGCCTTCGACGAGGGCCCCTGGCCCCGGATGAGCCTGGAGGAGCGGATCGAGGTCTGCACGCGGATCAAGGACGGCATCGCCGCCCGTGCCGACGAGATCGCCCGCGTCATCAGCTCCGAGAACGGCTCGCCGTACTCGTGGAGCATCCTGGCCCAGGCCTTCGGCCCGATGATGATCTGGGACGCCGCGATCGGCAACGCCCGCAAGGTGGTCCTCGAGGAGTACCGCAGCGGCGTGCTCAGCCCGATCCTGGTCCGACGCGAGCCGGTCGGCGTGGTGGCGGCGGTCGCGCCGTGGAACGTGCCGCAGTTCATCGCCGCCGCGAAGCTCGCCCCCGCGCTGCTGATGGGCTGCACGGTGGTGCTCAAGCCGTCGCCGGAGACGCCGCTCGACTCGTACCTGCTCGCCGAGATCGCCACCGAGGCCGGGCTGCCGGAGGGCGTCCTCAGCATCCTGCCCGCCGACCGCGAGGTCAGCGAGTACCTGGTCGGACACCCCGGCATCGACAAGGTCTCCTTCACCGGCTCCGTCGCGGCCGGCAAGCGCGTCATGGAGGTCGCCTCGCGCAACCTCACCCGGGTCACCCTGGAGCTGGGCGGCAAGTCCGCCGCGATCCTGCTCCCTGACGCGGATCTCGACGCCGCGGTGACCAACCTGATGGGCTCCTCCTACATGAACAACGGGCAGGCCTGCGTCGCGCTGACCCGAGTGCTGGCCCCCCGCTCCCGCTACGACGAGATCGCCGAGAAGATGGCGGCGGCCGTCAGCGCGCTGGTCGTCGGCGACCCGCTCGCGGCCGAGACCCAGATCGGCCCGCTGGTGGCCAAGCGCCAGCAGCAGCGGAACCTCGACTACATCCGGATCGGCCAGGAGGAGGGCGCGAAGGTCCTCACCGGCGGCGGGGTCCCGGCCGCGCAGCCGAAGGGCTGGTACGTGGAGCCGACGCTGCTGGGCTCGGTCGACAACCGGATGCGGGTCGCCCGCGAGGAGATCTTCGGCCCGGTGGTCTGCCTGCTGCCCTACGACGACGAGGCGGACGCGATCCGCATCGCCAACGACTCCGACTACGGCCTCTCCGGCAGTGTCTGGGCCGGCGACGCAGAGCACGGCGTGGAGATCGCCCGGCAGGTGCGGACCGGGACCTTCTCGGTCAACAGCTTCAGCCTGGACTTCAACGGCCCGTTCGGCGGCTTCAAGAACTCCGGCCTGGGCCGCGAGTTCGGTGTCGAGGGCCTGGCCGGCTTCCTTGAGGAGAAGACCATCAACCTGCCGCAGGGCTACGCCGTCCCCGGGGAGAGCTGA
- a CDS encoding MBL fold metallo-hydrolase, with product MLQDTPDRAAWRDRVLPPVQDLGGGVWSIPVPIPDSPLRYTLVYLLESARGPVLVDTGWDDPTGREILAAGIGQAGFALSDIHGVLITHHHPDHHGLSAHVREASGAWLAMHEAEAAVVRAIRDVPTEKWIGRMARSMRAAGIPQEHLDGLASWGGDSENGPATLGAAVPDRELVHGESAGVPGRELRVMWTPGHTPGHVCLYLDEKPRTRLLSGDHLLPTISPVVSLYPENPQDEPTDPLGDFLDSLERIAALAPEEILPAHQYRFTDAPGRVQTLLDHHAERLADLHSQLRDEPLTLWQAAQGMHWNRPWSELGFLARHLAVSEAAAHLRRLVKTGLAEAVTDEEPIRYHAR from the coding sequence GTGCTGCAGGACACCCCCGACCGTGCGGCATGGCGCGACCGGGTCCTCCCGCCCGTGCAGGACTTGGGCGGCGGCGTGTGGAGCATTCCCGTGCCGATCCCCGACAGCCCGCTCCGCTACACGCTCGTGTACCTGCTGGAGAGCGCGCGCGGTCCGGTCCTGGTCGACACCGGCTGGGACGACCCGACCGGCCGCGAGATCCTCGCCGCCGGCATCGGGCAGGCGGGTTTCGCGCTCTCCGACATCCACGGAGTGCTGATCACCCACCACCACCCCGACCACCACGGCCTCTCCGCGCACGTCCGCGAGGCGTCCGGGGCGTGGCTCGCGATGCACGAGGCCGAGGCGGCGGTGGTGCGGGCGATCCGCGACGTGCCGACCGAGAAGTGGATCGGCCGGATGGCCCGGTCCATGCGGGCGGCGGGCATCCCGCAGGAGCACCTCGACGGGCTGGCGTCCTGGGGCGGCGACTCCGAGAACGGTCCGGCGACGCTGGGCGCGGCGGTGCCGGACCGCGAACTGGTCCACGGCGAGAGCGCGGGCGTGCCGGGACGCGAACTCCGGGTGATGTGGACGCCGGGCCACACGCCGGGACACGTCTGCCTCTACCTGGACGAGAAGCCGAGAACCCGGCTGCTGAGCGGCGACCACCTGCTGCCGACGATCAGCCCGGTGGTGAGCCTCTACCCGGAGAACCCGCAGGACGAGCCGACGGACCCGCTCGGCGACTTCCTCGACTCCCTGGAGCGGATCGCGGCGCTCGCGCCGGAGGAGATCCTCCCCGCCCACCAGTACCGCTTCACGGACGCGCCGGGCCGCGTGCAGACCCTGCTGGACCACCACGCGGAACGCCTCGCCGACCTGCACAGCCAGCTGCGCGACGAACCGCTGACCCTGTGGCAGGCGGCCCAGGGCATGCACTGGAACCGCCCCTGGTCCGAACTCGGCTTCCTCGCCCGCCACCTCGCGGTCTCCGAGGCCGCGGCCCACCTCCGCCGCCTGGTGAAGACGGGCCTCGCCGAAGCGGTCACCGACGAGGAGCCGATCCGCTACCACGCGAGATAG
- a CDS encoding SCO2322 family protein has protein sequence MIRTRTARAAAVLAVALLALPLLLARPASATAYRYWSFWSWAGNGWSYQQQGPNTAVPADGSVDGWRFGVSVDSAHAVQPRSAATPSFAELCARTPAVSGKKRVAVVLDYGTDSGAPAERTGCAVLSTEASSAQLLAQLVPPLRYDSNGILCAISGYPAQGCGEAVADNGSAPPAAAAPKSGGSSAPVVGWAAGAALVVALGGAAWWRNRRRANGN, from the coding sequence TTGATCCGCACCCGCACCGCACGGGCGGCGGCCGTTCTGGCCGTCGCCCTGCTCGCGCTGCCGCTGCTGCTCGCCCGGCCCGCGTCGGCGACCGCCTACCGCTACTGGTCCTTCTGGTCCTGGGCCGGCAACGGCTGGAGCTACCAGCAGCAGGGGCCGAACACCGCCGTCCCCGCCGACGGATCGGTCGACGGATGGCGCTTCGGCGTCAGCGTGGACAGCGCGCACGCCGTGCAGCCGCGCAGCGCCGCGACGCCGTCCTTCGCCGAGCTCTGCGCCAGGACCCCGGCGGTGAGCGGGAAGAAGCGGGTCGCCGTGGTCCTCGACTACGGCACCGACTCCGGCGCACCCGCCGAGCGGACCGGCTGCGCCGTCCTGTCGACCGAAGCCAGTTCGGCACAGCTGCTCGCCCAGCTCGTGCCGCCGCTGCGCTACGACAGCAACGGCATCCTCTGCGCGATCTCCGGCTACCCGGCCCAGGGCTGCGGCGAGGCGGTGGCCGACAACGGCTCCGCCCCACCCGCGGCCGCCGCCCCGAAGTCCGGCGGCTCGTCCGCCCCGGTCGTCGGCTGGGCGGCCGGCGCGGCGCTCGTCGTGGCCCTGGGCGGGGCCGCGTGGTGGCGCAACCGCCGCCGTGCGAACGGCAACTGA
- a CDS encoding energy-coupling factor transporter transmembrane component T produces the protein MKHSLHPGAWWLWALGLATAASRTTNPLLLLLVAAVAGYVVAARRTDAPWARSYGVFLRIGLLVLGIRVVAFTLLGSPIPGTHILFTLPQIPLPDWAKGVQLGGPVSLEGLLFATYGALRLAVLLACVGAANALANPARLLRSLPGALYEAGVAVVVALTFAPNLVADTQRLRAARRLRGRSEKGVKALLTIGVPVLEGALERSVNLAAAMDTRGFGRQADVPRRVRLTTAALTLAGLLGCCVAAYGLLGADGATWALPLLAVGVLAAAGGLLLGGRRAVRTRYRPDRWDLRAWLVAGSGAAVAAGMVLCGDAYADVLNPPPVPLAAPAFPLLPAAVVLVGLLPAFVAPAPRQPARKEART, from the coding sequence ATGAAGCACTCCCTGCATCCCGGCGCCTGGTGGCTGTGGGCCCTCGGGCTCGCCACGGCCGCCTCGCGGACCACCAACCCGCTGCTGCTGCTCCTCGTCGCGGCCGTGGCGGGCTACGTCGTGGCCGCGCGCCGCACCGACGCGCCATGGGCCCGCTCCTACGGGGTCTTCCTGCGGATCGGGCTGCTGGTGCTGGGGATCAGGGTGGTCGCCTTCACCCTGCTCGGCTCGCCGATCCCAGGGACGCACATCCTGTTCACGCTGCCGCAGATCCCGCTGCCGGACTGGGCGAAGGGCGTGCAGCTGGGCGGGCCGGTCAGCCTGGAGGGCCTGCTCTTCGCCACCTACGGCGCGCTGCGGCTGGCCGTACTGCTGGCCTGCGTCGGCGCGGCGAACGCGCTGGCCAACCCGGCGCGGCTGCTGCGCTCCCTGCCCGGCGCGCTCTACGAGGCGGGCGTCGCCGTGGTGGTGGCGCTGACCTTCGCGCCCAACCTGGTCGCCGACACCCAGCGGCTGCGCGCCGCCCGGCGCCTGCGCGGCCGGTCGGAGAAAGGCGTCAAGGCGCTGCTGACCATCGGCGTCCCGGTGCTGGAGGGCGCGCTGGAACGCTCGGTCAACCTGGCGGCGGCGATGGACACCCGCGGCTTCGGCCGTCAGGCCGACGTGCCGCGCCGGGTCAGGCTCACCACGGCCGCGCTGACGCTGGCCGGACTGCTCGGCTGCTGCGTCGCCGCCTACGGCCTGCTCGGTGCGGACGGCGCGACCTGGGCGCTGCCGCTGCTGGCCGTCGGCGTGCTCGCCGCGGCGGGCGGCCTGCTGCTCGGCGGACGCCGCGCCGTCCGCACCCGCTACCGCCCCGACCGGTGGGACCTGCGCGCCTGGCTGGTCGCCGGCTCGGGTGCCGCCGTCGCGGCCGGCATGGTGCTCTGCGGCGACGCCTATGCCGACGTTCTCAATCCCCCGCCGGTGCCGCTGGCCGCACCGGCCTTTCCGCTGCTGCCCGCGGCGGTCGTGCTGGTCGGGCTGCTGCCGGCCTTCGTCGCCCCGGCCCCGCGGCAGCCCGCCAGGAAGGAGGCCCGGACGTGA